The sequence TGCGTTCAGGGTATTATTGGTAGATACATTGCTCTCGTAGCTATACAAACCGGTGAACGATATGGTATGCTTGCCAAAGCTGTGGTTATAATCGATAATGTTCTCAAAGGTAAGGTCGGTGCCCAGGTTGTCGCTTTTGTTTAACTCGCCCAGGGCCTCTAAACCGCGCTTGCTATTGCGGCCATAATAGGTGTAGTTGTTTTGCGATGAGTAGCGCACACCAGTGTTAATGCGGTATTGCAAGCCCGGTACCGGCAGTTTAACCACGGCATAGTTGGTGGTGAACAACGAATAAGTATGATCTGAATTATTAGCCAGCGTAGGCGACAGCGGGTTTGCCCAGGCGGTTTTTTCAGGCCATGGATAAATGGTCAGCGAGCCATCGGCATTATAAGCGGTGGTCAGCGGGTTAAAGCTGTAAATGCTGCCATCGCCGGTAATGGTTGGGTTAAGGCCGCTGCGGTCATCATAATTTAATGATGTACTGGTACCATAAGTCAGCCATTTGGTTACATCCACATCCACATTGGCGCGGGTGGTGATGCGTTTAAAATTATCGTTTATGGTGACACCCTCTACATTAAGATAGTTGGCCGATACAAAGAAGCGCGAGTTATTGCCGCCGCCACGGATAGACAGGCTATGGTTATTACGACCACCGGTACGGGTACCCATTTTAAAATAATCAGGGTAATTGCCCGAATCGTGAATGGCCTGCTCGGATGCGGTCATGATGCCCGGATAGCGGGCGTTCTTAAAGTCGTAAAACTGATCGGGGGTGAATAATTGCGGCAGTTTGCCCAGCTTCTGGATCCCGTACGATCCATCGTACGAGATAGATGGCGGACCGGTAACACCCTTTTTAGTAGTGATCAGGATAACGCCGTTAGCACCGCGCGAACCGTAGATGGCCGCTGCCGATGCATCCTTTAAGATATCCATGGTAGCGATATCGGCCGGGTTAATGTCAGATGATGAACCATTATAAGGGATCCCATCTAAAATGATCAGCGGGTCGTTACTGGCCGAGATAGACCTGCGGCCACGGATGATCACACTGTTGCTGTTGCCCTCGGCGCCTGCTGTATTTAAAGTAACCGCAAGACCGGGGATCGATCCCTCCAGCGCCTGGATATAGCTGGTGTTCGGCATATTCTCCAAACGCTTCGGATCTACGGATGATACCGAACCGGTAATGTCCTTACGCTTTTGCGTACCGTAACCTACCACCACCACTTCGTTCAGTCCCTTGGCATCGGATGCCATGGTGATGTTAAACTGGCGGGTTTTGCCAACGGTGCGCGTTTCGGTAACGTAGCCCACGTAGGTGAATTGCAGTACGGCCTGCTCGTTAGGAACGGTGATGCTGAATTTACCGTTAACATCGGTAACCACGCCGCCGGTTTTCCCTTTCACGGTAATGCTTACGCTGATGAGCGGCAGATTGGTGTTGTCGATCACCATACCCGTTACCTGGATGCCCTGTTGCGCATAGGCCGGGGTTTGCAACATGCCCACAGACGCGATAAACAGCGCCAGCAGCATAAGCCATCTTTGATAGAATTGTCTCATACAAATTGTTTAATAAATTGGTTTTTATGTTGGTTATTTCGGGGCGGTGCCCCAGGGTTTATATCACCAGGCTAAATACAAACAGCACCATTAGTATGATCACCAGCGCTACAATAAGTATAGTGCCGGTTTTGTTTCCCGATCTTGTTTTTAAAGGTGTTGGCATGTGTTTAAATTGGTGCCTAAAGGTATACAGCTAATCACGTCCCGCTACCCGACATATCTTACAACTTTACCCGAAGAATGCTGCATCACCATGAAACATTTATAGTGAAAAAGCCCCATGCTCGCTTACAGCGCGTTTTTGCTGTTGATACGAATAAACGGTATATGTGAACCATCTGTACCGTGTGCGCATGTACACAGGTTGCTATCTTGCGCTGCTTAATATAGTGCTACCCTGCACCATCACCAATTATAACCTAAAGAAGAA comes from Mucilaginibacter mali and encodes:
- a CDS encoding SusC/RagA family TonB-linked outer membrane protein, whose translation is MRQFYQRWLMLLALFIASVGMLQTPAYAQQGIQVTGMVIDNTNLPLISVSITVKGKTGGVVTDVNGKFSITVPNEQAVLQFTYVGYVTETRTVGKTRQFNITMASDAKGLNEVVVVGYGTQKRKDITGSVSSVDPKRLENMPNTSYIQALEGSIPGLAVTLNTAGAEGNSNSVIIRGRRSISASNDPLIILDGIPYNGSSSDINPADIATMDILKDASAAAIYGSRGANGVILITTKKGVTGPPSISYDGSYGIQKLGKLPQLFTPDQFYDFKNARYPGIMTASEQAIHDSGNYPDYFKMGTRTGGRNNHSLSIRGGGNNSRFFVSANYLNVEGVTINDNFKRITTRANVDVDVTKWLTYGTSTSLNYDDRSGLNPTITGDGSIYSFNPLTTAYNADGSLTIYPWPEKTAWANPLSPTLANNSDHTYSLFTTNYAVVKLPVPGLQYRINTGVRYSSQNNYTYYGRNSKRGLEALGELNKSDNLGTDLTFENIIDYNHSFGKHTISFTGLYSYESNVSTNNTLNAQGFPNDVLTYYQANQALQVLPSSSYSKRALVSQMGRLNYSYNSKYLLTLTGRRDGASPFGDDRKYSFFPSAALAWNISSEDFMSKVKAISNLKLRLSYGSNGNQAVSPYSTFARLANAAYINGTTTAAGYIPNKLGDNTLHWETTDSFNAGLDIGLWNGRVTGTIDVYSAKTRDLLLARSISTVTGVNSIVQNIGKTANKGIDIGINSANIKGADFSWSSNATFSLNRNKIVDLYGNGKNDTLNNWFIGQPINNNFAYKYGGVWQTTDDLTKSPQPNTKAGFAKVVDVNGDGKITPSDRTLLPNVEPSFTYGLGNTFTYRDWSFYIFVNGVQGVTKDNGTLSDNVNTEVEKNTFVKNYWTPTNPTNDYFANANQVTGYLPNIYNVHIFQNASYLRVRDMLLSYSLPKALLSKVKISRLKIYAEARNLFTVTPWKGFDPELSDQAGGIPLQKEIIFGINVSL